Proteins encoded together in one Clostridia bacterium window:
- a CDS encoding basic amino acid ABC transporter substrate-binding protein, with amino-acid sequence MRTKTQRIGTRAALALLLGVVLLVALGCGGQSAPSSESGASGGQTSEPAANDDLAKIKAAGKITFATDGAYPPDEFTDQNGQLVGFDIDLGKAIAKELGVQYDVKIVEWDGIIPGLVTGKYDAILSSMNDTEERRQQVDFIDYISMGQVIVVKAGNPKNIQSLDDLKGKTIAVQTGTTNADVAKDIEGTNVKLFDTFTDALLAVSNGQADASILDEPVARYYGKTAPDRYVVVGQPFNEAPMGIAIRKNQPNLKKAIEDALNKLKSDGTYDKIYADWFGTK; translated from the coding sequence TTGCGGACGAAGACGCAGCGCATCGGCACGCGCGCAGCGCTGGCCCTGTTGCTCGGCGTCGTCTTGCTCGTCGCGCTGGGCTGCGGCGGGCAATCGGCGCCGTCCTCGGAGTCCGGCGCCAGCGGCGGACAGACGTCGGAGCCCGCCGCCAACGACGATCTCGCCAAGATCAAGGCGGCCGGCAAGATCACATTCGCCACCGACGGCGCGTATCCGCCGGACGAATTCACGGACCAGAACGGCCAGCTCGTCGGGTTCGACATCGACCTCGGCAAGGCCATCGCGAAGGAGCTCGGCGTCCAGTACGACGTCAAGATCGTGGAGTGGGACGGGATCATCCCCGGCCTCGTCACGGGTAAGTACGACGCCATCCTCAGCTCGATGAACGACACCGAGGAACGGCGCCAGCAGGTCGACTTCATCGACTACATCAGCATGGGCCAGGTGATCGTCGTAAAGGCCGGCAACCCGAAGAACATCCAGAGCCTTGACGACCTCAAAGGCAAGACGATCGCCGTGCAGACGGGCACCACGAACGCAGACGTCGCGAAGGACATCGAAGGGACCAACGTGAAGCTCTTCGACACCTTCACCGACGCCCTGCTCGCCGTGAGCAACGGGCAGGCCGACGCCAGCATCCTGGACGAGCCGGTCGCCCGCTACTACGGCAAGACGGCCCCGGACAGGTACGTGGTCGTCGGCCAGCCGTTCAACGAGGCGCCCATGGGCATCGCCATCCGCAAGAACCAGCCCAACCTCAAGAAGGCCATCGAGGACGCGCTCAACAAGCTCAAGAGCGACGGCACCTACGACAAGATCTACGCCGATTGGTTCGGCACCAAGTAA
- a CDS encoding DEAD/DEAH box helicase → MPLECLSEVEARFRRRGWALHPYQVRAAERIVEEMGGSGILADEVGLGKTIEAGLVILELQRRERCRDVLVLVPASLTYQWRRELAEKFGLRTTDRAGEGGIVVRSLDAAKRDGRAGGLLGRRWDLVVVDEAHRLKNRRTRVHQFVAALDRRHLVLISATPLQNDLTELYALVSLIQPDLFGGFESFQRRFLMDRRTPRDPAALRAVLERVMVRHRRGDFLPAFPKRNVHMVAVDLTLAERELYDAVTDAVRAEYWRRVTDGGSILPLIALQREVCSSAAALRATLEQIADGEWRRRYAGLWSLAAAARESAKARALEQVVRGAGDKVLVYTEYRATQDDLVARLRKAGVDVVAFHGGLAASAKDEVLRAFARGARVLVSTECGGEGLNLQFCRHLVNYDLPWNPMRVEQRIGRVHRLGQEADVHVYNLFARDTIEEAILDLLHAKIDLFRQVVGELDVILRHLERKRSIERTILHIALSVRDRRELAARFHQLGEEMAEVARRVHEGVPELV, encoded by the coding sequence GTGCCGCTGGAATGCCTGTCCGAGGTCGAAGCGAGGTTCCGCCGGCGGGGTTGGGCGCTCCATCCCTATCAGGTCCGGGCCGCCGAGCGCATCGTCGAGGAGATGGGCGGGAGCGGCATCCTGGCCGACGAGGTCGGCCTCGGCAAGACCATCGAGGCCGGGCTTGTCATTCTCGAGTTGCAGCGGCGGGAGCGTTGCCGCGACGTTCTCGTCCTCGTGCCGGCCTCGCTCACGTACCAGTGGCGTCGCGAGCTCGCGGAGAAGTTCGGGTTGCGAACCACGGACCGGGCCGGGGAGGGGGGCATCGTCGTCCGCTCGCTGGATGCGGCGAAGCGCGACGGGCGCGCCGGCGGCCTACTCGGCCGACGGTGGGACCTCGTCGTCGTCGACGAGGCACACCGCCTGAAGAACCGCCGCACGCGGGTCCACCAGTTCGTGGCGGCGCTCGACCGCCGCCATCTCGTGCTCATCTCGGCGACGCCGCTGCAGAACGACCTAACGGAGCTTTACGCGCTGGTTTCGCTGATCCAGCCGGACCTGTTCGGCGGGTTCGAGTCGTTTCAACGACGTTTTCTCATGGACCGCCGCACGCCCAGGGACCCCGCTGCCCTGCGGGCCGTCCTGGAGCGGGTGATGGTGCGCCACCGCCGCGGCGACTTTCTGCCCGCGTTTCCGAAGCGCAACGTGCACATGGTGGCGGTCGACCTGACGCTCGCCGAGCGCGAGCTATACGACGCCGTCACCGACGCGGTCCGCGCGGAGTACTGGCGGAGGGTTACCGACGGCGGCTCCATCCTGCCCCTCATCGCCCTGCAGCGCGAGGTCTGCTCCAGCGCGGCCGCGCTTAGGGCGACACTGGAGCAGATCGCGGACGGCGAGTGGCGCCGCCGTTACGCCGGGTTGTGGTCGCTGGCGGCCGCGGCGCGGGAATCGGCCAAGGCCCGCGCCCTGGAGCAGGTCGTCCGCGGCGCCGGCGACAAGGTCCTCGTGTACACCGAGTACCGGGCCACACAGGACGACCTCGTGGCGCGGCTGCGCAAGGCCGGCGTCGACGTGGTCGCGTTCCACGGCGGGCTGGCGGCGTCCGCCAAGGACGAGGTCCTGCGCGCGTTCGCCCGCGGCGCGCGCGTGCTGGTCAGCACGGAGTGCGGCGGGGAGGGTCTGAACCTCCAGTTCTGCCGCCATCTCGTCAACTACGACCTGCCGTGGAACCCGATGCGCGTGGAGCAGCGCATCGGCCGCGTCCACCGCCTCGGCCAGGAGGCGGATGTGCACGTGTACAATCTCTTCGCCCGCGATACCATCGAAGAGGCGATCCTCGACCTGCTCCACGCCAAGATCGACCTGTTCCGGCAGGTCGTCGGCGAGCTGGACGTGATCCTCCGGCACCTGGAGCGGAAGCGCTCCATCGAGCGGACCATCCTGCACATCGCCCTCAGCGTGCGCGACCGGCGGGAGCTCGCGGCGCGCTTCCACCAATTGGGCGAGGAAATGGCCGAAGTGGCGCGCAGGGTCCACGAGGGCGTCCCCGAACTGGTGTAA
- a CDS encoding Ku protein, translating to MRSIWNGALSFGLVHIPVRLYAATEDRDVHFRQLHRADHTPIQYRRHCPACGQDVSAEEIVRGYEYLPGQFVVVDDEDLEKLPLPTSKTVEILDFVRVEEVDPIYFDRSYFLAPAEGGARPFALLRATMGRSGRAGLCRIALRAKERLGLVRLYGDDALVLETLHYPDEIRQPAGLEDLRQLPAPSERELAIAEQLVQSLSVPFQPERYHDRYREALRDLIERKVAGQEIVEPAPVEERVPRDLLAALEESVRRVEAQRALAGRTS from the coding sequence ATGCGCAGCATCTGGAACGGCGCGTTGAGCTTCGGCCTCGTGCACATCCCCGTGCGGCTGTACGCCGCGACGGAGGACCGCGACGTGCACTTCCGGCAGCTGCACCGGGCCGACCACACTCCGATCCAGTACCGGCGGCACTGCCCGGCGTGCGGCCAGGACGTCAGCGCAGAGGAGATCGTGCGCGGGTACGAGTACCTGCCGGGCCAGTTCGTCGTCGTCGACGACGAGGACCTCGAGAAGCTGCCGCTGCCGACGAGCAAGACGGTCGAGATCCTCGACTTCGTCCGGGTGGAGGAAGTGGACCCGATCTACTTCGACCGTTCGTACTTCCTTGCGCCCGCTGAGGGCGGCGCCCGCCCGTTCGCGCTGCTGCGCGCCACCATGGGCCGCTCAGGCCGCGCCGGGCTCTGCCGCATCGCGCTGCGTGCGAAGGAGCGCCTCGGCCTCGTTCGCCTCTACGGCGACGACGCCCTGGTGCTGGAGACGCTGCACTACCCGGACGAAATCCGGCAGCCGGCCGGGCTCGAAGATCTCCGGCAACTGCCGGCCCCCTCGGAGCGCGAGCTCGCGATCGCCGAGCAGCTGGTGCAGAGCCTGTCGGTGCCGTTCCAGCCGGAGCGCTACCACGATCGCTATCGCGAAGCCCTGCGGGACCTCATCGAGCGCAAGGTGGCGGGACAGGAGATCGTGGAGCCCGCGCCCGTCGAGGAGCGCGTGCCGCGCGACCTCCTCGCGGCCCTGGAGGAGAGCGTGCGCAGGGTGGAGGCGCAGCGCGCCCTGGCCGGGCGCACCAGCTAG
- the ytfJ gene encoding GerW family sporulation protein — translation MSEHAIQGLMQTAMESLKGMIDVNTVVGDAVETKDGTVIVPVSRVAFGFAAGGSDWPGARGEAHPFGGGSGAGVSVQPVAFLVVSPNAIRLLPVGDRGTVERLLDMTPEVLDRLQGVLQKNGDGRRAAMRDGTALATRTSPAGGDAAKSQATSDPYGPYPTD, via the coding sequence GTGAGCGAGCACGCCATTCAGGGCTTGATGCAGACGGCGATGGAGTCCCTCAAGGGCATGATCGACGTCAACACGGTGGTCGGCGACGCGGTGGAGACGAAGGACGGCACGGTGATCGTGCCGGTCTCGCGCGTGGCGTTCGGCTTCGCGGCGGGCGGCAGCGACTGGCCGGGCGCCCGGGGCGAGGCCCACCCGTTCGGCGGCGGCAGCGGCGCGGGCGTGTCCGTGCAGCCGGTCGCGTTTCTCGTCGTCAGCCCGAACGCCATCCGGCTTCTTCCTGTCGGCGACCGCGGCACGGTGGAGCGCCTGCTCGACATGACGCCCGAGGTGCTCGACCGCCTGCAGGGCGTGCTTCAGAAGAACGGCGACGGGCGTCGCGCCGCCATGCGGGACGGCACCGCGCTCGCGACGAGGACCTCGCCCGCCGGCGGGGACGCGGCGAAAAGCCAGGCGACGTCCGACCCCTACGGCCCGTATCCCACCGACTGA
- the ligD gene encoding non-homologous end-joining DNA ligase — protein sequence MGSEETVWVDGRRLTLRNLDKPFWPDDGLTKGHMVQYYEAVADAILPHLEGRPLVVTRYPDGIHGEWFYQKNRPPGTPEWVPLWPYYSQESRRWLGFVVCRDRATLVWLANQAAIELHPWYSPCMNPEEPDFCVIDLDPMEPATFDDARDVALVLREYLERRGVRAFLKTSGATGLHVYVPLRRGYTYRQTSEAVRRLAVAFVRMWPERCTVERMVNKRGGKVYIDYLQNHMGKTLCAPYSLRPRPGAPVSCPLDWSELASVDPAYWNLRSVPERLRRRGDPWRNMLQERQPLELLVGERIYV from the coding sequence ATGGGGTCGGAAGAGACGGTCTGGGTGGACGGACGCCGCCTGACGCTCCGTAACCTCGACAAGCCGTTCTGGCCGGACGACGGGCTCACCAAGGGCCACATGGTCCAGTACTACGAGGCGGTGGCGGACGCCATCCTGCCGCACCTCGAAGGACGCCCGCTGGTCGTCACGCGCTACCCGGACGGCATTCACGGCGAGTGGTTCTACCAGAAGAACCGCCCTCCCGGCACGCCCGAGTGGGTCCCGCTCTGGCCGTACTATTCGCAGGAGAGCCGTCGCTGGCTGGGCTTCGTCGTCTGCCGCGATCGCGCCACGCTCGTCTGGCTGGCCAACCAGGCGGCGATCGAACTGCACCCCTGGTACTCGCCGTGCATGAACCCGGAGGAGCCGGACTTCTGCGTCATCGACCTGGACCCCATGGAGCCGGCCACGTTTGACGACGCGCGCGACGTGGCGCTCGTGCTGCGGGAGTACCTCGAACGGCGCGGCGTGCGGGCGTTCCTCAAGACGTCGGGCGCCACGGGGCTGCACGTGTACGTGCCCCTGCGCCGCGGGTACACCTACCGCCAGACGTCGGAGGCGGTGCGGCGCCTCGCCGTCGCGTTCGTCCGCATGTGGCCGGAGCGGTGCACCGTGGAGCGGATGGTGAACAAGCGGGGCGGCAAAGTGTACATCGACTACCTGCAGAACCACATGGGGAAGACGCTTTGCGCGCCCTACAGCCTGCGGCCCCGGCCTGGAGCCCCCGTATCCTGTCCCCTCGACTGGTCCGAGCTGGCCTCCGTCGACCCGGCGTACTGGAACCTGCGCAGCGTGCCGGAGCGCCTTCGCCGCCGCGGCGACCCGTGGCGGAACATGCTGCAGGAGCGCCAGCCGCTTGAGCTGCTCGTCGGCGAGCGCATCTACGTGTGA
- a CDS encoding DNA ligase, giving the protein MPPVVMEPVLWPEPFDDPRFAFQVKWDGIRLLTWVSGGAIRARTRRGHPREHAYPELEALAEGPDAVYDGEMVVLVDGRPSFPAVLRRDRARDARAVARLARAWPAVYQVFDILWEDGRDWRRQPWQARHERLERLLRGRDGRVARVDAWPGEKGSALFEAVERLGLEGVVAKERTSAYLPGKRSDSWRKIKVWRTRNGVVGGYLPGADGLGSVLIGAYDGPWLRYIGRAGSGLSTSDRRVLRAFLDAHRVPASPFRPAPGGLPAEPVWVEPLLVVTVRFQEWTPGLLLRAPTVVAVARGDPRQCRLEDWGVEAPDGVGRDGLGGRTPPDAP; this is encoded by the coding sequence GTGCCGCCTGTGGTGATGGAGCCGGTGCTTTGGCCGGAGCCGTTTGACGACCCGCGCTTCGCCTTCCAGGTCAAGTGGGACGGCATCCGCCTGCTCACCTGGGTGAGCGGCGGCGCGATCCGCGCCCGGACGCGCCGCGGCCACCCGCGCGAGCACGCGTACCCGGAGCTGGAGGCCCTGGCCGAGGGGCCGGACGCCGTGTACGACGGCGAGATGGTCGTGCTGGTGGACGGCCGGCCGTCCTTCCCCGCGGTCCTGCGCCGCGATCGGGCGCGGGACGCGCGCGCCGTGGCACGCCTGGCCCGCGCCTGGCCGGCCGTGTACCAGGTGTTCGACATCCTGTGGGAGGACGGCCGCGATTGGCGCCGGCAGCCTTGGCAGGCCCGTCACGAGCGGTTGGAGCGCCTGCTCAGGGGCCGCGACGGCCGGGTGGCGCGGGTCGACGCCTGGCCCGGCGAGAAGGGCAGCGCCCTCTTCGAAGCCGTGGAGCGCCTCGGCCTGGAGGGCGTCGTCGCCAAGGAACGCACGAGCGCGTACCTCCCTGGCAAGAGGTCCGACAGCTGGCGAAAGATCAAGGTCTGGCGGACGCGGAACGGCGTGGTGGGGGGCTACCTGCCCGGGGCGGACGGGCTGGGCTCCGTCCTCATCGGCGCGTACGACGGACCATGGCTGCGGTACATCGGCCGCGCCGGGTCCGGGCTGTCGACCAGCGACCGCCGGGTGCTTCGCGCATTCCTCGACGCTCACCGCGTTCCGGCCAGCCCCTTCCGCCCGGCTCCCGGGGGCTTGCCGGCCGAACCCGTGTGGGTGGAGCCGCTGCTCGTCGTGACGGTGCGCTTCCAGGAGTGGACGCCCGGCCTCCTGCTGAGGGCGCCGACCGTCGTGGCCGTCGCGCGGGGGGACCCGCGCCAATGCCGTCTTGAGGATTGGGGGGTGGAGGCGCCGGATGGGGTCGGAAGAGACGGTCTGGGTGGACGGACGCCGCCTGACGCTCCGTAA
- a CDS encoding DUF2953 domain-containing protein, with product MSAPHLSVAWVVAVAVAGLLAAAALVRVSLGVHVRWDERPARREGIVEWRCGPLGGTAPLPLPKDLPLRLDSLDVTVRDVRRWVRDLRAHVPELLAMGVAFGGARLETLVLRVQVGTGDAAQTAIAYGLVHAALWPALVASARAWRYRGRPDIAIWPDFSPWPSWSFEAHCIWSWRLGHLIAALGRIALGQVARAVARWAKRMVLEVRPS from the coding sequence TTGAGCGCGCCCCATCTCTCCGTCGCGTGGGTGGTCGCCGTCGCGGTCGCGGGGCTGCTCGCGGCCGCCGCCCTGGTCCGCGTGTCGCTCGGCGTGCACGTGCGGTGGGACGAGCGGCCTGCGCGGCGCGAGGGCATCGTGGAGTGGCGGTGCGGCCCCCTGGGAGGCACGGCCCCGCTTCCCCTGCCGAAGGACCTCCCGCTCCGGCTCGACAGCCTCGACGTCACCGTGCGCGACGTCCGCCGCTGGGTCCGGGACCTGCGCGCGCACGTCCCGGAACTCCTCGCGATGGGCGTCGCATTTGGAGGCGCCCGGCTGGAGACGCTCGTCCTGCGCGTCCAGGTGGGCACCGGCGACGCCGCGCAAACGGCCATCGCCTACGGCCTCGTGCACGCCGCGCTGTGGCCCGCGCTCGTCGCCTCCGCCCGCGCTTGGCGGTACCGCGGCCGGCCGGACATCGCCATCTGGCCCGACTTCTCCCCGTGGCCGTCGTGGTCGTTCGAGGCGCACTGCATATGGTCGTGGCGCCTCGGGCACCTTATAGCCGCTCTCGGGCGCATCGCGCTGGGTCAGGTCGCGCGCGCCGTCGCCCGCTGGGCGAAACGCATGGTCTTGGAGGTGCGCCCTTCGTGA
- the scpB gene encoding SMC-Scp complex subunit ScpB yields the protein MNPLVPQVEALLFAAEEPLTTARLADLCGVERGAVEAALRELEGALADASRGIQLEAVAGGWRLVTKPAHADVIARLKGPAGAPLSPAALETLAIILYQQPVTRAEIDALRGVHSESALHTLIERGFVREVGRKDAPGRPALYGTTRRVLTYFGIRDVRDLPDPRTLLPSDAPRQLFLRVPPKAQGQD from the coding sequence CTGAACCCGCTCGTTCCGCAGGTCGAGGCATTGCTGTTCGCGGCCGAGGAACCGCTCACCACCGCGCGCCTGGCCGACCTCTGCGGGGTGGAGAGGGGCGCGGTGGAGGCCGCCCTCCGGGAGCTTGAGGGCGCGCTGGCGGACGCATCCCGGGGAATCCAGCTGGAAGCGGTGGCCGGCGGCTGGCGGCTCGTCACCAAGCCCGCGCACGCGGACGTCATCGCGCGGCTCAAGGGACCGGCGGGCGCGCCGCTGTCCCCGGCCGCGCTGGAGACGCTCGCGATCATCCTCTACCAGCAGCCGGTCACCCGCGCGGAGATCGACGCCCTGCGCGGGGTCCACTCGGAAAGCGCGCTGCACACCCTGATCGAGCGCGGATTCGTGCGCGAGGTCGGCCGCAAGGACGCGCCGGGGCGGCCGGCCCTCTACGGAACGACGAGGCGGGTGCTCACGTACTTCGGCATCCGCGACGTCCGCGACCTGCCCGATCCGCGCACGCTGCTGCCCTCGGACGCCCCGCGCCAGCTGTTCCTGCGCGTCCCGCCCAAGGCGCAGGGCCAGGACTAG
- the deoC gene encoding deoxyribose-phosphate aldolase: MAGDAFQLAAYIEHTYLKPEGAESQVLQLCAEAVEGGLFGVCVQPAYVRRASEALSGHGVRLVTVVGFPHGANASEVKAFEAERAVADGADEIDMVANLGWAMAGEWRRVERDVAAVVGAASGRPVKVILETALLGDEARIREAARAALAGGAAFLKTSTGFGPGGATVPHVRWLREEAGARAKVKAAGGIRTVEQALALISAGADRLGTSRGLDLVREWRAAGSPSPGPAPGR; encoded by the coding sequence ATGGCGGGCGACGCCTTCCAGTTGGCGGCGTACATCGAGCACACCTATCTCAAGCCCGAGGGCGCGGAATCGCAGGTCCTCCAGCTTTGCGCCGAGGCGGTCGAGGGCGGGCTGTTCGGCGTGTGCGTGCAGCCGGCGTACGTGCGCAGGGCCAGCGAGGCGCTCTCCGGTCACGGCGTGCGCTTGGTCACCGTGGTCGGGTTTCCGCACGGCGCGAACGCCAGCGAGGTCAAGGCGTTCGAGGCGGAGCGGGCGGTCGCGGACGGGGCCGACGAGATCGACATGGTGGCGAATCTCGGCTGGGCCATGGCGGGCGAGTGGCGCCGCGTGGAGCGCGACGTGGCGGCCGTCGTCGGCGCGGCGAGCGGGCGCCCGGTCAAGGTCATTCTGGAGACGGCGCTTCTCGGGGACGAGGCCCGCATCCGCGAGGCCGCGCGCGCGGCGCTGGCCGGTGGGGCCGCATTCCTCAAGACCAGCACCGGCTTCGGGCCGGGTGGCGCGACGGTGCCCCACGTGCGCTGGCTTCGGGAGGAGGCCGGCGCGCGGGCGAAAGTCAAGGCCGCGGGCGGCATCCGCACGGTGGAGCAGGCGCTGGCGCTGATTTCGGCCGGGGCCGACCGCCTGGGCACGAGCCGCGGTCTCGACCTGGTGCGGGAGTGGCGCGCGGCCGGGTCGCCGTCGCCGGGACCGGCTCCGGGCCGGTGA
- a CDS encoding site-2 protease family protein translates to MMTDLTVLIYGVPGLLFALSFHEYAHAWMATRLGDPTPRAAGRLTLNPFAHVDWLGLIMLWVARFGWAKPVPVDPRNFAQPRAGMLWTALAGPVANAIAAVASAWLLVRADRLFGEAAGVADAIRIILYLSLVYNVSLAIFNLIPIPPLDGSRILGSLLPPHAAWRYQQVEAYGWLVLLLLVASGYVGNLISPLIGFGTRTLLGWFAP, encoded by the coding sequence ATGATGACCGATCTGACCGTGCTCATCTACGGCGTGCCGGGCCTGCTCTTCGCCCTGTCCTTTCACGAGTACGCGCACGCCTGGATGGCGACGCGTCTTGGCGATCCGACTCCCCGTGCCGCTGGCCGCTTGACGCTGAACCCGTTCGCGCATGTCGACTGGTTGGGCCTGATCATGCTGTGGGTCGCCCGCTTCGGCTGGGCGAAGCCGGTTCCCGTGGATCCGCGGAACTTCGCGCAGCCGAGAGCGGGAATGCTGTGGACGGCGCTCGCCGGGCCGGTCGCGAACGCCATCGCCGCCGTGGCCAGCGCCTGGCTCCTCGTCCGTGCCGACCGGTTGTTCGGCGAAGCGGCGGGGGTGGCGGACGCCATCCGCATCATTCTGTACCTCTCCCTCGTCTACAACGTGTCGCTGGCGATCTTCAACCTGATTCCCATCCCTCCCCTGGACGGGTCGCGCATCCTGGGCAGCCTCCTGCCGCCTCACGCGGCCTGGCGGTACCAGCAGGTCGAGGCCTACGGCTGGCTCGTGCTCCTTCTGCTCGTGGCGTCCGGGTACGTGGGGAACCTGATCTCGCCGCTCATCGGCTTCGGCACGCGCACGCTGTTGGGGTGGTTCGCGCCGTGA
- a CDS encoding segregation/condensation protein A has product MTATRQEPDDLAEAIRWTEERLAAGEGVPLAPLAERARRRWARMDAADLEPASQALVQLARLVEKRARLLFPPEPAPQENEAEGEGEEAGGPFLPGEELLERLAALEAYQDVAKALQAYQQEARRKYPRGAAGRPRLVEEPADAVSADALLAAFRAVWERAREQSRQVAREPVTIRDRMREILRRVQVGPVAFDGLFGASAGRRDVILTFLALLELIRLGEVVARQEDPRAPIVVFPGRPASGRGGGGR; this is encoded by the coding sequence GTGACGGCGACGCGTCAAGAACCGGACGACCTCGCGGAAGCGATCCGCTGGACGGAGGAGCGTCTCGCGGCGGGCGAGGGCGTGCCTCTGGCGCCGCTCGCCGAGCGCGCGCGTCGCCGCTGGGCCCGCATGGACGCCGCGGACCTGGAGCCGGCCAGCCAGGCGCTGGTCCAGCTTGCGCGGCTCGTGGAGAAGCGGGCCCGGCTCCTCTTCCCGCCGGAGCCGGCGCCGCAGGAGAACGAGGCGGAAGGCGAAGGCGAGGAGGCCGGCGGGCCCTTCCTGCCGGGCGAGGAACTCCTGGAGCGGCTCGCGGCCCTGGAGGCGTACCAGGACGTCGCGAAGGCCCTCCAGGCCTATCAGCAGGAGGCGCGGCGCAAGTATCCCCGCGGCGCGGCCGGACGCCCTCGGCTTGTGGAGGAGCCGGCGGACGCCGTCTCGGCGGATGCGCTGCTCGCCGCGTTCCGCGCCGTCTGGGAGCGGGCGCGCGAGCAGTCGCGCCAGGTCGCGCGGGAGCCGGTCACCATCCGTGACCGCATGCGGGAGATCCTCCGCCGCGTTCAGGTCGGACCGGTGGCCTTCGACGGGCTCTTCGGGGCGTCCGCGGGGCGGCGCGACGTCATCCTGACCTTCCTCGCGCTGCTGGAGTTGATCCGCCTCGGGGAGGTCGTCGCGCGCCAGGAAGATCCGCGGGCGCCGATCGTCGTCTTTCCCGGGCGACCGGCCTCCGGTCGGGGGGGCGGCGGGCGCTGA